From the Kribbella sp. CA-293567 genome, the window GCAACTTACTGCGCGCCGGGAGTGAACGGGAGGGGTGTTGCAGCTAGCTGCAACGACCCCGGTGGTTCAGTGGCCCTCGGTCTTCAGGCGCTGGAAGGAAGCGGTGACCTCGGCCTCGGCGTCGGCGCGGCCGACCCAGCTGGCCCCTTCGACCGACTTGCCCGGCTCCAGGTCCTTGTAGACCTCGAAGAAGTGCTGGATCTCCAGCCGGTCGAACTCCGGCACGTGGTGGATGTCGCGCAGGTGCTCCTGCCGCGGGTCACCGGCCGGGACGCAGAGGACCTTGTCGTCCGGCCCCTTCTCGTCGGTCATCCGGAACATGCCGATCGCCCGGGCCTTGATCAGGCAGCCGGGGAAGGTCGGCTCGCTGAGCAGCACCAGGGCGTCCAGCGGATCACCGTCCTGACCGAGGGTGTCCTCGATGAACCCGTAGTCGGAGGGGTACTGAGTGGCCGTGAACAAGGTCCGGTCGAGGCGCAACCGGTTCGTCTTGTGGTCCAGCTCGTACTTGTTGCGGGTGCCCTTGGGGATCTCGATGAAGACGTCGAACTCCATACGGCAGATACTGTCACGGTTCCGACCGATGAGATGACAGGAGAAGCCAGGTGGCTCGTCCTCCGCGTGCGGCGTTCGTCACGCTGGTGACTGCCGCAGTACTTGCCGGACTGGTCAGCAGCCCACAGGCGGTGTCCGCTTCGCCGCTGGCACCAGCCGGTACGGCGAAGGCGCCGGCCGTGCTCGAGCCGGCCGAGACAGAGGGTGTCGCACCGACCGCCGCCGGAGTACAGAAGGCTCTGGCGGCTGCGCTGGCCGACCCGTCGCTCGGGAAACACTTCGGTGTCTACGTGTACGACGCCTCCCGCGGCAAGCCGGTCTTCTCCGTCGGTACCGCGAAGCCGTACATCCCGGCGTCGACCATGAAGCTGCTCACCACCGTCTCCGCGCTGGAGGCACTCGGCCCGGAGCACCGGTTCGCGACGAAGGTCGTCCGCTCAGGCAACTCGCTCGTCCTGGTCGGCGGCGGCGACCCGCTGCTGGTCACCAAGCGACCGATGGACCCGCTGGACTTCCCGGCTCGCGCTTCGCTGCAGGACCTGGCCGCCAGTACTGCGAAGGCGCTGCGTGCCGCGGGCGTGGTCAGGGTCACGGTCGGGTACGACGCGACTCTGTTCACCGGCCCGGCCGCCAACCCCAAGTGGGAGCCGAACTACCTCACTGAGGGCATCGCTGCCCGGACGTCGGCGCTTTGGGTGAATGAGGGACGAGTGTCGCCAGGGATGGCCAAGCGAGCCGACTCCCCGGCGCTGGCTGCTGCCACCGCCTTCGCGACCCAGCTGCAGACGCTGGGGATCAAGGCGACCGTCGGGAAGGCCGTCAAGGCGCCGGCAGGCGTGGAGGCCATCGCTCAGGTGGACTCGGCGACACTCGGTGATCTCGTCGAGTACGTGAACCTGCACAGCGACAACGACGGTGCCGAGGTACTGCTGCGGCATGTCGGGCTGGCCACCAAGAACGGTGGCTCCTACACCGGCGGCCTGGCCGGGCTGCGCGTCACGCTCACCAAGCTCGGCCTGGACGTCAGCAAGGCGCGGTTCGAGGACGGCAGTGGCCTGTCGCGCACCAACCTGGTTCCGCTCGACGTACTGGCCGGGGCAGTCCGGGTGGCGACCGCCGAGGACAAGCCGCAGTTGCGGCACCTGCTGACGGGTCTGCCGGTCGCCGGGTTCAACGGGAGCCTGCGGCAGCGTTTCGCCGGTCCCGGGACCGCAGGTGGAACCGGGATGGTCCGTGCCAAGACAGGCACCCTCACCAACGTCCACTCGCTGGCCGGCTTCGCCCGGACCAAGTCGGGGACGCTCCTGGTCTTCGCCATAGGTACAGACAGCTCCCCGGCACCCAAGGCGCTGGACGCCCGAGCCGCACTCGACCGCGCAACAGCAGCCCTGGCTGCCTGCGGCTGCTGACGGCGCGTATCTAGGGCGCAGTGAAGGCGCATGTTGGAACATGCCACTAGGGTCGATGTATGAGTACGGCTGAAGGTAATACCGCGGCTGACATGGTCGACTGGCAGCTGGCGACAGGGGTGGCTCGCAAGCTGCTCCGGCCCGGCCCGGCGGTCAGTCGCGCCGAGGCGGACCGAGTGGTCGCCGAACTGCGGCAGTTCGCCGCGGACTCCGAGCACCACGTGCGGGACTTCACCGGGTTGCAGGCGACCTCCGCCACCGCTCCGGTGGTGATCGTGGACCGTCCTGGCTGGGTGCAGGCCAACGCCGACGGCTTCCGGACGGTACTGCGTCCGCTGGCCGACAAGCTGCGCGAGAAGCAGGAGCGGACCGGCGGCCTGTCGTCCGCTGTCGGCTCCCGCGTCACCGCGATCGAGGCGGGTGCGCTGCTGGCCTTCCTTTCCTCCCGGGTGCTGGGTCAGTTCGATCCGTTCTATCCGTCGGAGCCCGACCCGGCTCGCCCCGACCTGACCGGGCGGCTGCTGCTGGTCGCGCCGAACGTCATGCACGTGGAGTCCGAGCTGGGTGTCGTACCGCGGGACTTCCGGCTGTGGGTGTGCCTGCACGAGGAGACCCACCGGGTCCAGTTCACCGCCGTACCGTGGCTGCGGGATCACCTGCGGCAGGAGATCTCGCTGTTCCTGGACCAGGCGGAGCTGGACGCGTCGGCGTACGCGGCGATGTTCCGGGAGGCGGTGCAGCGGCTCGGACGGTCGGTGAAGGGCGAGGCCGAGCTGAGCCTGGTCGACCTGATGCAGTCGCCGGAGCAGCGGGCGGTGCTGGACCGGCTGACCGCGGTGATGTCGCTGCTGGAAGGCCACGCGGACTTCGTGATGGACGGGGTCGGACCGAGCGTGATCCCGACGGTCGAGACGATCCGGTCCAAGTTCACCTCCCGCCGCACCGGTGGCAACCCGGTCGACCAGCTGCTGAAGAAGCTGCTCGGGCTGGACGCGAAAATGCGGCAGTACCAGGACGGAGCCGCCTTCGTCCGCCGGGTCGTCGACCGGGTCGGGATGGAGGGCTTCAACCGGGTCTGGACCGGCCCGAACACCCTCCCCACCAAGAACGAGATCGCCAATCCTGATGCCTGGATCACCAGACTCCACGGCTGAAGGTACGGAAGGCGGAGTGCTCGGAAGCGCCGCCGAAACTCAGGGCGAGTCCGCGGTCGGCGAGCGGACGGTCGGGCGGCCTCGGTTGCACCCGGCCGTTGCCAAGGTGCGGGAGGCGACTCGGGCTGCCTTGGTCGACCTGCCTCGGGGGACCACTGTGCTGGTTGCCTGCTCCGGCGGAGCAGACTCTCTGGCGCTGGCTGCGGCGACAGCTTTCGAGGCGCCGAAGCTCAGGCTGACGGCTGGGGCCGTGGTCGTCGACCACGGGCTCCAGGTGGACTCTGCCGAGACCGCTGAGACGGCGGCAGAGCAGTGTCGGGGCCTGGGGCTCGAGCCGGTCCAGGTGCGAGCAGTGGAAGTCGGGACCGACGGCGGACCGGAGGGTGCCGCCAGGACCGCCCGGTACGACGCCCTGCGGCTGGCGGCCGACGAACTGGGAGCAGACGTCGTCCTGCTGGCGCACACACGCGACGACCAGGCCGAGACGGTGCTGCTGGGCTTGGCCAGAGGTTCGGGCGCGCGCTCGCTTGCCGGGATGGCACCGGAGGCGGGACTGCTCCGACGCCCGCTGCTGGAGGTCCCACGCAGTGCGACGGCCGCCGCGTGTATCGCGTCCGGTCTGCGCCCGTGGCACGACCCGCACAACGACGATCCGAAGTACCGGCGAGTCCGGGTGCGGCACGAGGTGCTGCCGCTTCTTGAGGAGGCGCTCGGGCCGGGCGTGACCGAAGCCCTGGCCCGTACTGCGGGACTGCTGCGCGCCGACGCGGACGCGCTCGACGTACTGGCTGCCGACCTGGCGGAGACGGCCGTTCACCACGACAAGACAGAGGTGCTGTGCGACGTCGCAGTACTGCAGGGGGAGCCCGCCGCGCTCAGGACCCGAGTACTGCGTCAGGCGGCGCTGGAAGCTGGTTGCCGCGCCAACGACCTCACCGCCGGCCACGTCGGGGCCGTGGATGCTCTCGTCACCGACTGGCGCGGTCAGCGCTGGATCGACCTCCCGCAAGGGATCCGGGCGACCAGGCGGGGCGGATTCCTGATCTTCGCGACGGGTGTGACAGGCTGACACCGTGGACGCGTCGGACATCGAGAAGGACCTGGCCCAGATTCACTTCACCGAGGAGCAGATCCAGGCGAAGCTGAAGGAGCTGGCGCTGCGGATCGAGCAGGACTACGAGGGCAAGGACCTGCTGATCGTCGGCGTCCTGCGGGGCGCCGTGATGGTGATGGCCGACCTGGCCCGCTCGTTCAGCCGGCACGTCGAGATGGACTGGATGGCGGTCTCCTCCTACGGCTCCGGCACCAAGTCCTCCGGGGTGGTGCGGATCCAGAAGGACCTGGACACCGACATCACCAACCGGCACGTGCTGATCGTCGAGGACATCATCGACACCGGCCTGACGCTGACCTGGCTGGTCAGCAACCTGCAGTCGCGGCAGCCGGCCTCGGTCGAGATCTGCACCGCGTTCCGCAAGCCGGACGCGGCCAAGATGGCGGTCCCGGTCAAGTACGTCGGGCTCGAGCTGCCGGACGAGTTCGTGGTCGGCTACGGCCTCGACTACGCGGAGAAGTACCGCAACCTGCGCTGCGTGGCGACGCTCGCCCCGCACGTGTACTCCTGACCTGCTTCCCGGCCTCCGGTGGGCTGACCTGTCAGGGACTTGGTGACGGGCTGTAGACAGGGCCGTACCACCGTTCGGTGACCCTCGTGGTGGGCACGCTTGCCCGACACGAGACACTTGGACTGGTATTACCGTCACAAGCCCGTTTCCGGGGCCTGCTGAGCTAGGAGGGACGGGGCGCCAGCCCTGATCATGGACGTGAAGCGCTTCTTCCGCGGACCTATTTTCTGGATCCTCATGGCCTTCGTGGGCGTGCTGATCATCGGGCAGCTCCTGACCGGCTCGTCCGGGTACAAGACCGAGCCCACCGGCAAGGTGGTGCAGCTGATCTCGCAGGCCACCTCCTCGAGCGACAAGTCGATCAAGACCGTCACGCTGATCGACCCGGATCAGGAGATCCGGATCGAGAAGACCGACGGCACCAAGGTGCGGGCGCACTGGGTGGACGGCCAGGGCAACTCCCTCGGCGGCGACCTCCAGAAGCTCTTCACCGACGGCAAGATCGAGAAGTACGACGTGGAGAACCCCAAGCCGAGCTTCATCGGCCAGGTCTTCTCGACGCTGATCCCGTTCCTGCTGATCGCGGTCGTCTTCATCTTCCTGATGAACTCGATGCAGGGCGGCGGCTCGCGGGTGATGAGTTTCGCCAAGTCCAAGGCCAAGCTGGTCACCAAGGACACCCCGAAGACCACCTTCGCGGACGTGGCCGGTGCCGACGAGGCGATCGAGGAACTGGGCGAGATCAAGGAGTTCCTGCAGGAGCCGGGCAAGTTCCAGGCGGTCGGGGCGAAGATCCCCAAGGGCGTCCTGCTCTACGGCCAGCCCGGTACCGGCAAGACGCTGCTGGCCCGCGCGGTCGCCGGTGAGGCCGGCGTGCCGTTCTACTCGATCTCCGGTTCGGACTTCGTCGAGATGTTCGTCGGTGTCGGTGCCTCCCGGGTCCGCGACCTGTTCGAGCAGGCCAAGACCAACGCGCCCGCGATCATCTTCATCGACGAGATCGACGCCGTCGGCCGGCACCGTGGTGCGGGCCTGGGCGGTGGCCACGACGAGCGCGAGCAGACGCTGAACCAGCTGCTGGTCGAGATGGACGGCTTCGACGTCCGCGGCGGCGTGATCCTGATCGCCGCGACCAACCGTCCCGACGTGCTCGACCCGGCGCTGCTGCGCCCGGGCCGGTTCGACCGGCAGATCCCGGTCGACGCGCCGGACCTGCCGGGCCGCGACAAGATCCTGAAGGTGCACGCCCGGGGCAAGCCGATGGCCGAGGACGTGGACCTGACCGCCGTCGCCCGCCGGACGCCGGGCTTCACCGGCGCCGACCTGGCCAACGTGCTGAACGAGGCGGCCCTGCTGACCGCCCGGCTGAACAAGAACCAGATCGACAAGTACGCCCTGGACGAGGCGATCGACCGCGTGATCGCCGGCCCGCAGCGCCGGACCCGGCTGATGTCGGACAAGGAGAAGGTGCTGACCGCGTACCACGAGGGCGGGCACGCCCTGGTCGCCGCGGCGCTGCCGCACTCCGACCCGGTGCACAAGGTGACGATCCTGCCGCGTGGTCGCGCGCTGGGCTACACGATGGTGCTGCCGGACGAGGACAAGTACTCCACCACCCGCTCGGAGATGCTCGACAAGCTGGCCTACATGCTCGGTGGCCGCGCCGCCGAGGAGATGGTCTTCCACGACCCGACCACCGGTGCCAGCAACGACATCGAGAAGGCCACCGCGCTGGCCCGCGCGATGGTCACGCAGTACGGAATGACCGAGCGGCTCGGCGCGATCAAGTTCGGCTCGGACTCCGGTGAGCCGTTCCTGGGGCGCGACCTGGGCAGCCAGCGCAACTACTCCGAGGAGATCGCCGCGGCGGTCGACGAGGAGGTCGGCAAGCTGATCCTGAACGCGCACCAGGAGGCCTTCGACATCCTGGCCGACAACCGGGCGGTGCTGGACCACCTGGTCGAGGAGCTGCTGGAGAAGGAGACCCTGGACAAGGGGGAGATCGCGGAGATCTTCACGCCGATCCAGAAGCGCGAGCTGCGGCCGGCCTGGACCGGGTCCTCGACCCGGATCCCGTCCGAGCAGCCGCCGGTGATGCCGCTGCCGCGCGGTGAGCAGAACGGCTCGCTGCAGGACGTCATCCCCGGTGGATCGATCGGACCGGACGAGGCGGCCAAGGGCCCGAACTACGGCGGCGGCCCGACCCCGCCGGTGGAGTGACACCCAGCTGAAGGCGATGCCCCGGAATCCTCACGGATGCCGGGGCATCGCTTATGTTGGCGAAATGACATCGCCGAACTTCGATCATGCTCGGGCCGAGGCCGCCGTCCGGGAGTTGCTGATCGCGATCGGCGAGGACCCTGATCGTGAAGGACTGAAGGAGACCCCGGCCCGGGTCGCGCGCTCGTACGCCGAGATCGCGGCCGGGCTGGGGCAGACCGCCGAGGACGTGCTGAGTACGACGTTCGACCTCGGCCACGACGAGATGATCCTGGTCAAGGACATCGAGGTCTGGTCGATCTGCGAGCACCATCTGGTCCCGTTCACCGGGGTGGCCCACGTCGGCTACATCCCGGGGGCGGACGGCCGGATCACCGGGTTGTCCAAGCTGGCCCGGCTGGTCGACGTCTACGCCAAGCGGCCGCAGGTGCAGGAGCGGCTGACCACCCAGGTGGCCGAGTCGCTGGTGGAGATCCTCAAGCCGCGTGGCGTGATCGTCGTGATCCAGTGCGAGCACCTCTGTATGACGATGCGCGGTGTTCGCAAGCCGGGCGCCAAGACGATCACCTCCGCGGTCCGCGGTCAGCTCCGGAACC encodes:
- a CDS encoding zinc-dependent metalloprotease, which gives rise to MSTAEGNTAADMVDWQLATGVARKLLRPGPAVSRAEADRVVAELRQFAADSEHHVRDFTGLQATSATAPVVIVDRPGWVQANADGFRTVLRPLADKLREKQERTGGLSSAVGSRVTAIEAGALLAFLSSRVLGQFDPFYPSEPDPARPDLTGRLLLVAPNVMHVESELGVVPRDFRLWVCLHEETHRVQFTAVPWLRDHLRQEISLFLDQAELDASAYAAMFREAVQRLGRSVKGEAELSLVDLMQSPEQRAVLDRLTAVMSLLEGHADFVMDGVGPSVIPTVETIRSKFTSRRTGGNPVDQLLKKLLGLDAKMRQYQDGAAFVRRVVDRVGMEGFNRVWTGPNTLPTKNEIANPDAWITRLHG
- a CDS encoding inorganic diphosphatase codes for the protein MEFDVFIEIPKGTRNKYELDHKTNRLRLDRTLFTATQYPSDYGFIEDTLGQDGDPLDALVLLSEPTFPGCLIKARAIGMFRMTDEKGPDDKVLCVPAGDPRQEHLRDIHHVPEFDRLEIQHFFEVYKDLEPGKSVEGASWVGRADAEAEVTASFQRLKTEGH
- the hpt gene encoding hypoxanthine phosphoribosyltransferase yields the protein MDASDIEKDLAQIHFTEEQIQAKLKELALRIEQDYEGKDLLIVGVLRGAVMVMADLARSFSRHVEMDWMAVSSYGSGTKSSGVVRIQKDLDTDITNRHVLIVEDIIDTGLTLTWLVSNLQSRQPASVEICTAFRKPDAAKMAVPVKYVGLELPDEFVVGYGLDYAEKYRNLRCVATLAPHVYS
- the ftsH gene encoding ATP-dependent zinc metalloprotease FtsH, with the translated sequence MMDVKRFFRGPIFWILMAFVGVLIIGQLLTGSSGYKTEPTGKVVQLISQATSSSDKSIKTVTLIDPDQEIRIEKTDGTKVRAHWVDGQGNSLGGDLQKLFTDGKIEKYDVENPKPSFIGQVFSTLIPFLLIAVVFIFLMNSMQGGGSRVMSFAKSKAKLVTKDTPKTTFADVAGADEAIEELGEIKEFLQEPGKFQAVGAKIPKGVLLYGQPGTGKTLLARAVAGEAGVPFYSISGSDFVEMFVGVGASRVRDLFEQAKTNAPAIIFIDEIDAVGRHRGAGLGGGHDEREQTLNQLLVEMDGFDVRGGVILIAATNRPDVLDPALLRPGRFDRQIPVDAPDLPGRDKILKVHARGKPMAEDVDLTAVARRTPGFTGADLANVLNEAALLTARLNKNQIDKYALDEAIDRVIAGPQRRTRLMSDKEKVLTAYHEGGHALVAAALPHSDPVHKVTILPRGRALGYTMVLPDEDKYSTTRSEMLDKLAYMLGGRAAEEMVFHDPTTGASNDIEKATALARAMVTQYGMTERLGAIKFGSDSGEPFLGRDLGSQRNYSEEIAAAVDEEVGKLILNAHQEAFDILADNRAVLDHLVEELLEKETLDKGEIAEIFTPIQKRELRPAWTGSSTRIPSEQPPVMPLPRGEQNGSLQDVIPGGSIGPDEAAKGPNYGGGPTPPVE
- the dacB gene encoding D-alanyl-D-alanine carboxypeptidase/D-alanyl-D-alanine endopeptidase, which codes for MARPPRAAFVTLVTAAVLAGLVSSPQAVSASPLAPAGTAKAPAVLEPAETEGVAPTAAGVQKALAAALADPSLGKHFGVYVYDASRGKPVFSVGTAKPYIPASTMKLLTTVSALEALGPEHRFATKVVRSGNSLVLVGGGDPLLVTKRPMDPLDFPARASLQDLAASTAKALRAAGVVRVTVGYDATLFTGPAANPKWEPNYLTEGIAARTSALWVNEGRVSPGMAKRADSPALAAATAFATQLQTLGIKATVGKAVKAPAGVEAIAQVDSATLGDLVEYVNLHSDNDGAEVLLRHVGLATKNGGSYTGGLAGLRVTLTKLGLDVSKARFEDGSGLSRTNLVPLDVLAGAVRVATAEDKPQLRHLLTGLPVAGFNGSLRQRFAGPGTAGGTGMVRAKTGTLTNVHSLAGFARTKSGTLLVFAIGTDSSPAPKALDARAALDRATAALAACGC
- the tilS gene encoding tRNA lysidine(34) synthetase TilS; protein product: MPGSPDSTAEGTEGGVLGSAAETQGESAVGERTVGRPRLHPAVAKVREATRAALVDLPRGTTVLVACSGGADSLALAAATAFEAPKLRLTAGAVVVDHGLQVDSAETAETAAEQCRGLGLEPVQVRAVEVGTDGGPEGAARTARYDALRLAADELGADVVLLAHTRDDQAETVLLGLARGSGARSLAGMAPEAGLLRRPLLEVPRSATAAACIASGLRPWHDPHNDDPKYRRVRVRHEVLPLLEEALGPGVTEALARTAGLLRADADALDVLAADLAETAVHHDKTEVLCDVAVLQGEPAALRTRVLRQAALEAGCRANDLTAGHVGAVDALVTDWRGQRWIDLPQGIRATRRGGFLIFATGVTG
- the folE gene encoding GTP cyclohydrolase I FolE, encoding MTSPNFDHARAEAAVRELLIAIGEDPDREGLKETPARVARSYAEIAAGLGQTAEDVLSTTFDLGHDEMILVKDIEVWSICEHHLVPFTGVAHVGYIPGADGRITGLSKLARLVDVYAKRPQVQERLTTQVAESLVEILKPRGVIVVIQCEHLCMTMRGVRKPGAKTITSAVRGQLRNPVTRAEAMSLIVG